CCGCCGCCGGCGACCGCTCCGGCGTCGGCCTCCTCGGCACCCCCGTCCAAGGCGACCCGGGCCCCGGCCGGCAGCCTTTGATCACCGGCAAGGCCACCTACGACGACATCCTCACCGCCTACCGCTCGGTGTCCCTCGCCGTCGCCGCCCCCGACGCCGACCCCCGCACCCTCCTCGAGGTCGCCGCCTGCGCCACCCCCATCACCGTGGTCCCGGCCCCCGTCCCCCCGGACGACCCCACGTTCACCGTCCCCCCGGACGCCGCCGCGGCCGGCCACCGCGCCTGGCGCGACGCCGTCCCCGTCACCCCCCTGCTCGACCCCATCCTCGACTGGATCGGCGTTCCCTCCGTCCGCGCCACCGCGTCCCTCACCGCCATCGTCGCCATCTCCGGCCAGCCCGACCTGGACGCACTGCTCAGGACCCTCAAAACCCAGCACCTGTCCCCCGGCCAGCTCGTCGCCGTGGCCGACGGCCTCGACGCCTCCGTGGTGGACAAGGCCCTGCGCACCGTCCACCACGGCGACCTCGTGGTCCGCGAAACCACCAGAACCGGCGCACACGCCGCACCCCCCACCCGAGGCGCGGCCCTCGACCGAGCCCTCCGCCTCGCCGACGGCGACCTGGTGGCCGTCCTCGACCCCCGCGACACCTACGGCGAGCACTACCTGTCCGACCTGCTCCGCCACAGCACCACCGTCGACGCCGAGATAATCGGCAAAGCGTCCTACTACCTCCACATCAAGGAAACCGGCGCGACCCTCCTCCGCCAGCCCGCCGCGTCCCACCGCCATCTCCCCGAAGTGACCGGCGCCACCATCCTGGCCCGCCGCCAGACCCTCCAGTCCCTCGGCATCCCCGACCTCTCAGAAGACTGGGACACCCCCCTGATGCGCCAATGCCGCACCGACGGCATCCGCGTCTACTCCACCGACCCCTACTCCTACATCCAGCACCGCCCCACCACCCCCACCCTCCTCACCTCCGCCGAACTCCTCGGCCACCTCCCAGCAGAGCCCCTGGCCCTCATCTGACCGCCGGACCGAGCCCCTTCACCCTGAGGGCCGGAAACCGGCCCTCAGGGTGAGGCCGTGGTCCGGCCGGTCCACGGCTCACCCTCATCTCAGCGCCGGTCCATAGAACCGGGCCGGGTCGTCCGCGAGCGTCGCCTTGATCATGGCGCTCCAGTCGTCGGCGACGACTTCGAGACTCCCCGCCTCGACCCCGTCGAGCGCGGCCCGCGCGACCAGAGCCGGATCCATCTTCTCCCCCTCCTGACCCCTGCTCATGTCGGTGTCCGCGACCCCGAGATGCACCCCGGTCACCTGCGTCCCCTGTCCCGCGAGCTCCAGCCTGACCCCGTTCGTCAGACTCCACGCCGCCGCCTTGGCCGCGGCGTACGCGTTGGCGCCGTCATAGGAGAACCACGAGAGCGCGGAAAGGATGTTCACGATCGCACCGGGCCTGTTGGCCTTCAGCACCGGCGCGAAGGCCCGCACCACGCTGAGCGTCCCGTAGAAGTGCGTGTCCATCTCCAGCCTGATCTGGTCCATGTCCCCCGTCACCAGATTGGCCCCGGTCAGCACCCCCGCGTTGTTGACCAGCAACGTCACGTCCCCCGCTGTCGCAGCCGCCGCCGCGACCGACTCCGGATCGGTGACGTCGACCCGCACCGCCTCCACCCCGTCGATGTCGACCCGCTCAGGCACCCGCGCCGCCGCGTACACCTTGGCCGCTCCGCGCTCCACGAGCTGCGCGGCGATATGCCGACCGATACCCCTGTTGGCGCCGGTGACGAACGCGACCGAGTTGGCGATCTTCATAAGGGAACCTCCGTACCCGTCTCGGCTGACCTGCCTCGGCTACGCTAGAACCTGACACTGACGTCAGCTGCAAGTCCTGTCCCGGAGGTTCCCTCACATGCGCATCGGCGAGGTGGCTGAGAAGTCCGGAGTGAGCGTCCGCTCCCTGCGCTACTACGAGGAACAGTCCCTCATCACCTCCACCCGCACCCCCGGCGGCCAGCGCCAGTACGATGCTCCCGTGGTCCCCAGGGTCCACCTCATCCAGCAGCTCTACGCCGCCGGCCTCGCCAGCAGAACCATCCGCCAGATCCTCCCCTGCATCGACTCAGGAAAGATCACCCCGGCCCTCCTGAAAGGCCTGACCGCCGAACGCACCCGCATCAACCGCCAGATCACCGACCTCCTCACCGCACGCGCACGCCTCGACGACCTGATCGCCACCGCCGAACGTCCTGGCCCCGGCTGCACCCGCGTAGACGCCTGACCCACCCCGGCCGTCCGCTCACGGCTTCCCGGCGTGCAGCGCAGTGACGGAGATCCGCTTCCACTTGGCCCAGACGGTCTTACCCGTCCCGCCGGGAAGGGGGTTGACTCCGTACTCGTCGGCGAGCGCCGCGACGATGGCGAGGCCCCGGCGGTGCACCGCCTCGGTGTCCAGGTGGAGGAGCCGAGGCATCTCCGCTCCCTGGTCGGTGACGCGGACGCAGAAGTCCCGCGGCGTCCCCCACAGCGATACCCGGATAGGAGGCGCGCCGTGGCGGACGGCGTTCCCGAGCAATTCGCCGACGACCAGTAGGACATCGTCAGTCAACTCCGTGATCTGCCAGGCACGCAGCACCTCCTTCACCTGGTCGCGGGCTCCGCTGATGGCCGCCGCGTCGTGTGGGATCTCCAGCACTGCGGCACGCACTCCGTCAGACGGCAAGGTCATCGGGGCTCCTTTGGTATGAGCTGCAACTTGCAAGGACTCGATCAGATCACTTCTGTGTACTGAGCGTGCTCGTAGCATTACGCTTAGGGATAGTGCGGTGCAACCGCATCAACAAATTGCACGGCATATGTCCTTCATGTCGTCCGAGTCAGACATGACCGAGTGGTGGAGAGGGATCACTAGATGCAGACGACGGGTAGCCCGACCGTCCGGCGGCGGAGATTGGCTTCGGAGTTGCGGCGGATGCGCGAACAAGCTGATCTCACCCTGGATCAGGTCGCTGCGCGACTCGGGTGGTCGATATCGAAGGTTTCGCGCATCGAGACCTGCAAAGTGGGGGTCACTCCGCAGGATGTCGGCCGGATCGTGGGGCTCTACGAGGTGAGTCCTATGCAGTTCGACGAAGTCATGGAACTTGCGCGAGACGCGCAAAAGAAAGGGTGGTGGCAGGCGTTCGGAGATCTGCCTGCGGACTACGCGACGTACATCGGTCTTGA
The window above is part of the Sphaerisporangium rubeum genome. Proteins encoded here:
- a CDS encoding SDR family oxidoreductase, which produces MKIANSVAFVTGANRGIGRHIAAQLVERGAAKVYAAARVPERVDIDGVEAVRVDVTDPESVAAAAATAGDVTLLVNNAGVLTGANLVTGDMDQIRLEMDTHFYGTLSVVRAFAPVLKANRPGAIVNILSALSWFSYDGANAYAAAKAAAWSLTNGVRLELAGQGTQVTGVHLGVADTDMSRGQEGEKMDPALVARAALDGVEAGSLEVVADDWSAMIKATLADDPARFYGPALR
- a CDS encoding MerR family transcriptional regulator, coding for MRIGEVAEKSGVSVRSLRYYEEQSLITSTRTPGGQRQYDAPVVPRVHLIQQLYAAGLASRTIRQILPCIDSGKITPALLKGLTAERTRINRQITDLLTARARLDDLIATAERPGPGCTRVDA
- a CDS encoding ATP-binding protein, yielding MTLPSDGVRAAVLEIPHDAAAISGARDQVKEVLRAWQITELTDDVLLVVGELLGNAVRHGAPPIRVSLWGTPRDFCVRVTDQGAEMPRLLHLDTEAVHRRGLAIVAALADEYGVNPLPGGTGKTVWAKWKRISVTALHAGKP